A genome region from Conger conger chromosome 16, fConCon1.1, whole genome shotgun sequence includes the following:
- the cdc27 gene encoding cell division cycle protein 27 homolog isoform X2: protein MTVLQEPVQAAVWHALNHYAYLDAVFLAERLYAEVHSEEALFLLATCYYRSGKAYKAYRLLKGHSCTTPQCRYLLAKCCVDLSKLAEGEQILTGGVLNKQKSQDDIVSEFGDTACFTLALLGQIYCKTDRLAKGSECYQKSLSLNPFLWSPFESLCQIGEKPDPEQTFKLTSLQNFSASVSQQTAGLTHTPSHAPHRQVDTVLMETPQDTLELNRLNVESSNSKYSSLNLDSSVSYIDSSVISPDSVSLGTGSFLQSKQTQNKPKIGRSLLGGPAALSPLTPSFGVLPLEPSPGDSSFLQNFTHSGSGMDPPPSAISPKKTVARISQAGTKSVFTQSGNSREVLPIHFNQSQTTAPQTRRGWVCPSQPNSTTPQVLSPTIATPPNVQPRRSSRLFTSASSTAKENSKKLKMKFPTKIPNRKTKTKSSKGGITPANMNDTFEILKLECSMSEGKGCVLAPQHQALSLQKAAADGLMSLMRDIGRGYVALCSYNCKEAISILSQLPSHHYNTGWVLVQIARAHFELADYTRAEQIFSEVRRMESYRVEGMEIYSTSLWHLQKDVALSVLSKDLTDMDKNSPEAWCAAGNCFSLQREHDIAIKFFQRAIQVDPSFAYAYTLLGHEFVLTEELEKALACFRNAIRVGTRHYNAWYGLGMIYFKQEKFNLAEIHFKKALSINHQSSVLLCHIGVVQHALKKSDHALETLNKAIDIDPRNPLCKFHRASILFAKEKYKAALQELEELKQIVPKESLVYFLIGKVYKKLGQTHLALMNFSWAMDLDPKGVNNQIKEAIDKRYLPDDDVNADVYRYDSVEAEESQESSMTDSEDAQLHTAESGDEVFLL, encoded by the exons ATGACGGTGCTACAGGAACCTGTCCAG GCTGCTGTTTGGCACgcgcttaaccactacgcctaCCTGGACGCAGTCTTTCTGGCGGAGAGACTCTACGCCGAAG tgcACTCGGAGGAGGCGCTCTTCCTGTTGGCCACATGCTACTACCGGTCGGGCAAGGCCTACAAGGCCTACCGGCTGCTGAAGGGGCACAGCTGCACCACCCCGCAGTGCCGATACCTGCTGGCCAAATGCTGCGTGGACCTCAGCAA GCTGGCAGAGGGGGAGCAGATCCTCACTGGAGGCGTCCTgaacaagcagaagagccaAGACGACATCGTCTCTGAGTTCGGGGACACGGCCTGCTTCACTCTGGCACTGCTGGGGCAGATATACTG caaGACGGATCGTTTGGCCAAAGGTTCCGAATGTTACCAAAAGAGCCTGAGTCTGAATCCCTTTCTCTGGTCACCCTTCGAGTCCCTCTGTCAGATCG GCGAGAAGCCCGACCCGGAGCAGACGTTTAAGCTGACCTCCCTGCAGAACTTCAGCGCCAGCGTCAGCCAGCAAACAGCCGGCCTCACCCACACGCCCAGCCACGCACCCCACCGACAGGTGGACACAGTGCTCATGGAGACCCCGCAAGACACTTTA GAGTTGAACAGACTCAACGTAGAATCCTCAAACTCCAAGTACTCGTCACTGAACTTGGACTCCTCGGTGTCCTACATCGACTCCTCCGTCATCTCCCCCGACTCCGTGTCCCTGGGTACCGGCAGCTTCCTGCAGTCCAAGCAGACGCAGAACAAGCCAAAGATCGGCCGCAGTCTGCTGGGGGGCCCGGCCGCCCTGAGCCCCCTCACCCCGAG TTTTGGCGTCCTGCCACTGGAGCCCAGCCCGGGAGACTCGTCCTTCCTGCAGAACTTCACACACAGCGGGTCGGGGATGGACCCTCCCCCTTCTGCCATCTCACCAAAGAAG ACTGTCGCCCGCATCAGCCAAGCCGGAACAAAGTCAGTGTTTACACAGAGTGGGAACAGCAGAGAAGTCCTGCCCATACATTTCAACCAGTCCCAGACCACTGCCCCGCAAACCAG GCGAGGGTGGGTTTGTCCTTCTCAACCCAACAGCACCACACCACAGGTGCTGAGTCCCACCATCGCCACGCCGCCCAACGTGCAGCCCAGGAGGAGCTCCCGGCTCTTCACCAGCGCCAGCTCGACTGCCAAG gaaAACAGCAAGAAGCTGAAGATGAAGTTTCCCACCAAGATCCCCAACCGAAAGACCAAGACGAAGAGCAGCAAAGGGGGCATAACGCCGGCCAACATGAACGACACCTTCGAGATCCTGAAGCTGGAGTGCTCCATGAGCGAGGGCAAGGGCTGCGTGCTGGCGCCCCAGCACCAGGCCCTGTCCCTGCAGAAGGCCGCCGCCG aCGGGCTGATGAGCCTGATGAGAGATATTGGGAGGGGATATGTGGCTCTCTGCTCCTACAACTGTAAAGAAGCCATCTCCATCCTGAGCCAGCTGCCGTCTCACCACTACAACACCGGCTGGGTGCTGGTGCAGATCGCCCGGGCACACTTTGAGCTGGCCGACTACACGCGG GCGGAGCAGATCTTCTCGGAGGTGCGGCGcatggagagctacagggtggAGGGGATGGAGATCTACTCCACCTCGCTGTGGCACCTGCAGAAGGACGTCGCTCTGTCCGTCCTGTCCAAGGACCTCACGGACATGGACAAGAACTCGCCTGAG GCCTGGTGCGCGGCGGGAAACTGCTTCAGCCTGCAGCGGGAGCACGACATCGCCATCAAGTTCTTCCAGCGGGCCATCCAGGTGGACCCCAGCTTCGCCTACGCCTACACCCTGCTGGGCCACGAGTTCGTGCTGAccgaggagctggagaaggcccTGGCCTGCTTCAGAAACGCCATCCGCGTGGGCACGCGCCACTACAACGCCTG GTATGGCCTTGGGATGATCTATTTCAAACAGGAGAAGTTCAACCTGGCGGAGATCCACTTCAAAAAAGCCCTCAGCATCAACCACCAGAGTTCTGTCCTGCTCTGTCACATCGGGGTG GTGCAGCATGCACTGAAGAAGTCTGACCACGCGTTGGAAACGCTGAACAAAGCCATCGACATCGACCCCAGAAACCCGCTATGCAAGTTCCACCGGGCCTCGATTCTCTTCGCCAAGGAGAAGTACAAG GCGGCTCTACAAGAGCTCGAAGAGCTGAAACAAATCGTGCCCAAAGAGTCGCTCGTTTACTTTTTAATAGGAAAG
- the cdc27 gene encoding cell division cycle protein 27 homolog isoform X1 — protein sequence MTVLQEPVQAAVWHALNHYAYLDAVFLAERLYAEVHSEEALFLLATCYYRSGKAYKAYRLLKGHSCTTPQCRYLLAKCCVDLSKLAEGEQILTGGVLNKQKSQDDIVSEFGDTACFTLALLGQIYCSKTDRLAKGSECYQKSLSLNPFLWSPFESLCQIGEKPDPEQTFKLTSLQNFSASVSQQTAGLTHTPSHAPHRQVDTVLMETPQDTLELNRLNVESSNSKYSSLNLDSSVSYIDSSVISPDSVSLGTGSFLQSKQTQNKPKIGRSLLGGPAALSPLTPSFGVLPLEPSPGDSSFLQNFTHSGSGMDPPPSAISPKKTVARISQAGTKSVFTQSGNSREVLPIHFNQSQTTAPQTRRGWVCPSQPNSTTPQVLSPTIATPPNVQPRRSSRLFTSASSTAKENSKKLKMKFPTKIPNRKTKTKSSKGGITPANMNDTFEILKLECSMSEGKGCVLAPQHQALSLQKAAADGLMSLMRDIGRGYVALCSYNCKEAISILSQLPSHHYNTGWVLVQIARAHFELADYTRAEQIFSEVRRMESYRVEGMEIYSTSLWHLQKDVALSVLSKDLTDMDKNSPEAWCAAGNCFSLQREHDIAIKFFQRAIQVDPSFAYAYTLLGHEFVLTEELEKALACFRNAIRVGTRHYNAWYGLGMIYFKQEKFNLAEIHFKKALSINHQSSVLLCHIGVVQHALKKSDHALETLNKAIDIDPRNPLCKFHRASILFAKEKYKAALQELEELKQIVPKESLVYFLIGKVYKKLGQTHLALMNFSWAMDLDPKGVNNQIKEAIDKRYLPDDDVNADVYRYDSVEAEESQESSMTDSEDAQLHTAESGDEVFLL from the exons ATGACGGTGCTACAGGAACCTGTCCAG GCTGCTGTTTGGCACgcgcttaaccactacgcctaCCTGGACGCAGTCTTTCTGGCGGAGAGACTCTACGCCGAAG tgcACTCGGAGGAGGCGCTCTTCCTGTTGGCCACATGCTACTACCGGTCGGGCAAGGCCTACAAGGCCTACCGGCTGCTGAAGGGGCACAGCTGCACCACCCCGCAGTGCCGATACCTGCTGGCCAAATGCTGCGTGGACCTCAGCAA GCTGGCAGAGGGGGAGCAGATCCTCACTGGAGGCGTCCTgaacaagcagaagagccaAGACGACATCGTCTCTGAGTTCGGGGACACGGCCTGCTTCACTCTGGCACTGCTGGGGCAGATATACTG cagcaaGACGGATCGTTTGGCCAAAGGTTCCGAATGTTACCAAAAGAGCCTGAGTCTGAATCCCTTTCTCTGGTCACCCTTCGAGTCCCTCTGTCAGATCG GCGAGAAGCCCGACCCGGAGCAGACGTTTAAGCTGACCTCCCTGCAGAACTTCAGCGCCAGCGTCAGCCAGCAAACAGCCGGCCTCACCCACACGCCCAGCCACGCACCCCACCGACAGGTGGACACAGTGCTCATGGAGACCCCGCAAGACACTTTA GAGTTGAACAGACTCAACGTAGAATCCTCAAACTCCAAGTACTCGTCACTGAACTTGGACTCCTCGGTGTCCTACATCGACTCCTCCGTCATCTCCCCCGACTCCGTGTCCCTGGGTACCGGCAGCTTCCTGCAGTCCAAGCAGACGCAGAACAAGCCAAAGATCGGCCGCAGTCTGCTGGGGGGCCCGGCCGCCCTGAGCCCCCTCACCCCGAG TTTTGGCGTCCTGCCACTGGAGCCCAGCCCGGGAGACTCGTCCTTCCTGCAGAACTTCACACACAGCGGGTCGGGGATGGACCCTCCCCCTTCTGCCATCTCACCAAAGAAG ACTGTCGCCCGCATCAGCCAAGCCGGAACAAAGTCAGTGTTTACACAGAGTGGGAACAGCAGAGAAGTCCTGCCCATACATTTCAACCAGTCCCAGACCACTGCCCCGCAAACCAG GCGAGGGTGGGTTTGTCCTTCTCAACCCAACAGCACCACACCACAGGTGCTGAGTCCCACCATCGCCACGCCGCCCAACGTGCAGCCCAGGAGGAGCTCCCGGCTCTTCACCAGCGCCAGCTCGACTGCCAAG gaaAACAGCAAGAAGCTGAAGATGAAGTTTCCCACCAAGATCCCCAACCGAAAGACCAAGACGAAGAGCAGCAAAGGGGGCATAACGCCGGCCAACATGAACGACACCTTCGAGATCCTGAAGCTGGAGTGCTCCATGAGCGAGGGCAAGGGCTGCGTGCTGGCGCCCCAGCACCAGGCCCTGTCCCTGCAGAAGGCCGCCGCCG aCGGGCTGATGAGCCTGATGAGAGATATTGGGAGGGGATATGTGGCTCTCTGCTCCTACAACTGTAAAGAAGCCATCTCCATCCTGAGCCAGCTGCCGTCTCACCACTACAACACCGGCTGGGTGCTGGTGCAGATCGCCCGGGCACACTTTGAGCTGGCCGACTACACGCGG GCGGAGCAGATCTTCTCGGAGGTGCGGCGcatggagagctacagggtggAGGGGATGGAGATCTACTCCACCTCGCTGTGGCACCTGCAGAAGGACGTCGCTCTGTCCGTCCTGTCCAAGGACCTCACGGACATGGACAAGAACTCGCCTGAG GCCTGGTGCGCGGCGGGAAACTGCTTCAGCCTGCAGCGGGAGCACGACATCGCCATCAAGTTCTTCCAGCGGGCCATCCAGGTGGACCCCAGCTTCGCCTACGCCTACACCCTGCTGGGCCACGAGTTCGTGCTGAccgaggagctggagaaggcccTGGCCTGCTTCAGAAACGCCATCCGCGTGGGCACGCGCCACTACAACGCCTG GTATGGCCTTGGGATGATCTATTTCAAACAGGAGAAGTTCAACCTGGCGGAGATCCACTTCAAAAAAGCCCTCAGCATCAACCACCAGAGTTCTGTCCTGCTCTGTCACATCGGGGTG GTGCAGCATGCACTGAAGAAGTCTGACCACGCGTTGGAAACGCTGAACAAAGCCATCGACATCGACCCCAGAAACCCGCTATGCAAGTTCCACCGGGCCTCGATTCTCTTCGCCAAGGAGAAGTACAAG GCGGCTCTACAAGAGCTCGAAGAGCTGAAACAAATCGTGCCCAAAGAGTCGCTCGTTTACTTTTTAATAGGAAAG